A single Biomphalaria glabrata chromosome 2, xgBioGlab47.1, whole genome shotgun sequence DNA region contains:
- the LOC106063172 gene encoding outer mitochondrial transmembrane helix translocase-like: MSLISSVKTFVKNGKEIATDFLSELTAPDETIMPEFHNDLSRNHLIAKIVSTALGIAASFTLTYFGIKWLTDAMDPTKKEKKLAQAEAQKMLTKLGVTNVGKLTDYELCVAANLLDTRSMDVTWDSIGGLDGTIEEINETVILPFNRADLFKNSSLLQPPKGILLYGPPGCGKTMIAKATAKAAGARFINLQISTLVDKWYGESQKRAEAVFSLAVKLQPTIIFIDEIDSFLRSRSSTDHEATAMMKTQFMSLWDGLTTDPNLRVMVMGATNRPQDVDAAILRRMPSQFYIGMPNREQRKAILHLIMASEEKNELDFDQLSELSDGLSGSDLREACRAAAVSVVHEFVQKEARNAIGDTRLRKINMSDLQTSIYKVKASKNLSSRLTQGPPPPLD, translated from the exons ATGTCGCTCATTTCCTCGGTCAAAACATTTGTCAAAAACGGGAAAGAAATAGCGACTGATTTTTTATCGGAGTTAACAGCACCAGATGAAACTATCATGCCAGAATttcataatgatctgtcacgaAACCATCTTATCGCCAAAATTGTATCAACAGCTTTGGGAATAGCGGCATCATTTACACTCACATATTTTGGAATTAAATGGTTGACTGATGCAATGGATCCtaccaaaaaagaaaagaaattagcACAAGCTGAG GCTCAAAAGATGTTAACAAAGCTTGGTGTGACAAATGTAGGAAAG tTAACAGATTATGAACTGTGTGTAGCAGCCAACCTTTTAGACACTCGTTCAATGGATGTCACATGGGACAGTATTGGAGGACTTGATGGTACAATAGAGGAAATAAATGAGACAGTGATTCTACCATTCAACAGAGCTGACTTGTTCAAAAATTCATCACTTCTACAGCCTCCTAAAG GTATCTTATTGTATGGACCTCCAGGATGTGGTAAAACAATGATCGCCAAAGCCACAGCTAAAGCTGCAG gaGCACGTTTCATCAATCTCCAGATATCCACCCTGGTAGACAAATGGTATGGAGAGTCACAGAAAAGAGCAGAAGCTGTATTTTCATTG GCAGTCAAGTTACAACctactattatttttattgatgaaATAG ATTCTTTCTTGAGGTCAAGATCATCGACAGATCATGAAGCAACAGCAATGATGAAGACTCAGTTCATGAGTTTGTGGGATGGCTTGACCACAGATCCAAACTTGCGAGTCATGGTGATGGGTGCTACCAATCGTCCACAAGATGTTGATGCTGCTATATTGAGAAGAATGCCTAGTCAGTTCTACATTGGCATGCCA AACAGAGAGCAGCGTAAAGCTATCTTACATCTAATCATGGCTTCTGAGGAG AAAAATGAACTTGATTTTGATCAACTGAGTGAGTTGTCTGATGGATTGTCTGGGAGTGATCTAAGAGAGGCTTGCAGGGCAGCAGCAGTTTCAGTGGTCCATGAGTTTGTTCAGAAAGAGGCCAG GAATGCTATAGGGGACACAAGGCTACGTAAAATCAACATGTCAGACCTTCAAACATCTATATATAAAGTCAAGGCTAGTAAAAATTTGTCATCACGGTTAACTCAAGGTCCACCACCTCCATTAGATTAG